A genome region from Dehalococcoidia bacterium includes the following:
- a CDS encoding aspartate kinase encodes MSLVVQKYGGTSVADAQRLKAVAQRIAARRAQGDDLVVVVSAMGDTTDRLIELAHQVSPEPEARELDLLLSTGEVVSCTLLAMALKALGVPAIALTGAQAGIGTDRRYGRARILRVDPSRILSHLQAGRVPVVAGFQGITDEMDITTLGRGGSDTTAVALAAALGAHRCEIYTDVEGIYTADPRLVPEARKLTRISYEEMLELASQGARVMHPRAVELGWAYKVPIYVASSFTEAPGTLICQEGESMEQRNRVMGIAHDTDVGRITIRGVPDRPGIAAAIFGPLAEAGISVDTIVQNASVERLTDLTFTVSKGDLRRAVEIVRPVAQQIGAREVLWDEGLAKVSIVGAGMQSAPGYAATMFRALYEAGINIELITTSEIRITCLIDARRIQDAVQALHRAFQLAEA; translated from the coding sequence ATGAGCCTGGTAGTGCAGAAGTACGGCGGCACATCGGTAGCCGATGCCCAGCGCCTCAAGGCGGTGGCCCAACGCATCGCCGCCCGCCGCGCCCAGGGCGACGACCTGGTGGTGGTGGTATCGGCCATGGGGGACACCACCGACCGCCTCATCGAGCTGGCCCACCAGGTGAGCCCCGAGCCGGAGGCCCGGGAGCTGGACCTCCTCCTCTCCACAGGGGAGGTGGTCTCCTGCACCCTGCTGGCCATGGCCCTCAAGGCCCTGGGGGTGCCAGCCATCGCCCTCACGGGCGCCCAGGCGGGCATAGGCACCGACCGGCGTTACGGGCGGGCCCGCATCCTGCGGGTGGACCCCTCCCGTATCCTCTCCCATCTGCAGGCGGGGCGCGTGCCCGTGGTGGCCGGCTTCCAGGGCATCACCGATGAGATGGATATCACCACCCTAGGGCGTGGGGGCTCCGACACCACCGCCGTGGCCCTGGCCGCCGCCCTGGGCGCCCACCGCTGCGAGATCTATACCGACGTGGAGGGCATATATACTGCCGATCCCAGGCTGGTCCCTGAGGCCCGTAAGCTGACACGCATCTCCTATGAGGAGATGCTGGAGCTGGCCAGCCAAGGAGCCCGGGTGATGCATCCCCGGGCTGTGGAACTGGGATGGGCCTATAAGGTGCCCATTTACGTGGCCTCCAGCTTCACCGAGGCCCCAGGCACCCTCATCTGCCAGGAGGGGGAGAGCATGGAGCAGCGCAACCGGGTCATGGGCATCGCCCACGACACCGATGTGGGCCGCATCACCATCCGTGGCGTCCCCGACCGCCCAGGCATCGCCGCCGCCATCTTCGGCCCCTTGGCGGAGGCGGGCATATCGGTGGACACCATCGTCCAGAACGCCTCCGTGGAGCGCCTCACCGACCTCACCTTCACCGTCTCCAAGGGCGATCTGCGGCGAGCGGTGGAGATAGTCCGCCCCGTGGCCCAGCAGATTGGGGCGCGGGAGGTGCTATGGGACGAGGGGCTGGCCAAGGTGAGCATCGTGGGGGCGGGGATGCAAAGCGCGCCAGGCTATGCCGCCACCATGTTCCGCGCCCTATATGAGGCGGGCATCAACATCGAACTCATCACCACCAGCGAGATCCGCATCACCTGTCTCATCGATGCCCGCCGCATTCAGGACGCCGTGCAGGCCCTCCATCGCGCCTTCCAGCTGGCGGAGGCCTAG
- the thrB gene encoding homoserine kinase — MARSVVVRVPATSANLGPGFDCLGLALDLWGSVHLEAHDRPVPPPKEPIALLAVEAALHLFHHLGAHPPRGIYACYEGSVPVARGLGASAIARVGGLLAANALAGHPLDKEDILLLATEMEGHADNAAPAIFGGLQIVARRDDGGIVHMGLEPPPGLRVVLFVPQQELPTALARQAVPQSIPRADAVYSLARVALLVAALATGRLEHLAEASDDRIHQPYRARLFPPLRPLLEAAMKAGALGAYLSGAGPTVAAFALEDAERVAQALDDMAARMGLAGRTILTSPTTVGAHLAEESP, encoded by the coding sequence ATGGCCCGCAGCGTCGTTGTGCGCGTCCCGGCCACCAGCGCTAACCTAGGCCCGGGCTTCGATTGTTTGGGCCTGGCCCTGGATCTCTGGGGCTCCGTCCACCTGGAGGCCCACGACCGGCCCGTGCCCCCTCCCAAGGAGCCCATAGCCCTGCTGGCCGTGGAGGCCGCCCTCCATCTCTTCCATCACCTGGGCGCCCACCCCCCGCGGGGAATCTACGCTTGCTATGAAGGGTCGGTCCCTGTGGCCCGCGGCCTGGGGGCCAGCGCCATCGCCCGGGTGGGCGGCCTCCTGGCCGCCAATGCCCTGGCCGGCCACCCCTTGGACAAAGAGGACATCCTCCTGCTGGCTACAGAGATGGAAGGCCACGCTGACAATGCTGCCCCGGCTATCTTCGGCGGACTGCAGATCGTGGCCCGCCGTGACGATGGAGGTATCGTCCATATGGGGCTGGAGCCACCGCCGGGTTTGCGGGTGGTCCTCTTCGTCCCCCAGCAGGAGCTTCCCACCGCTCTGGCCCGGCAAGCGGTGCCCCAGTCCATCCCCCGCGCCGATGCCGTCTATAGCCTGGCCCGGGTAGCTCTCCTGGTGGCCGCCCTGGCCACCGGCCGTCTGGAGCATCTGGCCGAGGCCAGCGACGATCGAATCCACCAGCCATACAGGGCCCGCCTGTTCCCTCCTCTGCGCCCCCTGCTGGAGGCCGCCATGAAGGCTGGTGCCCTGGGAGCCTACCTCTCGGGGGCAGGTCCTACGGTGGCCGCCTTCGCCTTGGAGGATGCCGAAAGGGTGGCCCAGGCCCTGGATGACATGGCTGCCCGAATGGGGCTAGCCGGCCGGACCATCCTCACCTCCCCCACTACTGTTGGCGCCCACCTGGCCGAGGAGAGCCCATGA
- the tmk gene encoding dTMP kinase — protein MPGEALFLTLEGGEGVGKSTQARALARLLYRSGCPTILTREPGGTALGRRLRRLLLQKGASPSPWAELFLFAADRAQHAAEVILPALRAGQTVICERFTDSTIAYQGYGRGLDLQMVRQVCQMASYGLTPHLTVLLDMEPEAALARKPHRDRIGGEGLDFHRRVRQGFLSLAREEPQRFLVVDASLPPGEVTQLIWQRLSALLQER, from the coding sequence ATGCCTGGGGAAGCCCTCTTCCTCACTCTGGAGGGAGGGGAGGGGGTGGGCAAGAGCACCCAGGCCCGGGCCCTGGCCCGCCTCCTTTATCGCAGCGGCTGTCCCACCATCCTCACCCGTGAGCCAGGCGGCACCGCGTTGGGGCGCCGGTTGCGCCGCCTCCTCCTCCAGAAAGGCGCCAGCCCTTCTCCCTGGGCAGAGCTCTTCCTCTTCGCCGCCGACCGTGCCCAACATGCGGCGGAGGTCATCCTGCCAGCCCTCAGGGCAGGCCAGACAGTCATCTGCGAGCGGTTTACCGATTCCACCATAGCCTACCAAGGCTATGGCCGAGGCCTAGACCTACAGATGGTGCGCCAGGTGTGCCAGATGGCTAGCTATGGCCTCACCCCCCACCTCACGGTCCTTCTGGACATGGAGCCAGAGGCCGCCCTGGCCCGCAAGCCCCACCGCGACCGTATCGGGGGCGAGGGGCTCGATTTCCATCGACGCGTGCGCCAGGGCTTCCTCTCCCTGGCGCGCGAGGAGCCCCAGCGCTTCTTGGTGGTGGATGCCTCCCTCCCCCCAGGGGAGGTGACCCAGCTCATCTGGCAGCGCCTCTCCGCCCTTCTGCAGGAGCGGTAA
- a CDS encoding R3H domain-containing nucleic acid-binding protein: protein MLRVTDDLEALLEVIPPHIAEALKGRPDSYELLEVVMDLGRPPQARYPGREVTLSDKEVTHEDIDYVVSRVGEFTSDNRAGIERTLHRISAIRNRKGRIVGLTLRVGRAVFGTVRIIQDLLATGKSILLLGRPGVGKTTLLREAARYLADELHKRVIVVDTSNEIAGDGDIPHPGIGSARRMQVPSPHLQHKVMIEAVENHMPEVIIIDEIGTEQEAAAARTIAERGVQLVATAHGNTLDNLILNPTLSDLVGGVQSVTLSDEEARRRGTQKAILERRAPPTFDMVVEIKGFNQVAIHRDVAATVDAILRGYPVQPELRALTPEGEVQILQEARVETPVRRGVTLPFAEAAASAEPPPTRRRHIYLYGVSRERAQQALQETHFPGTIVHSLDEADALIVLRSHYRRRPQVVREAEERGIPIYVVKSNNVYQLEQVFMAMQRERAGDPVAAALREAEEAIGQVLQQEEPVELSPQNAYIRRLQHLLAQRYNLASESVGRDPYRRVRILPRPPE from the coding sequence ATGTTGCGCGTGACGGACGATCTGGAGGCCCTCCTGGAGGTCATACCACCCCATATCGCCGAGGCCCTAAAGGGCCGGCCCGACAGCTACGAGCTGCTGGAGGTGGTCATGGACTTGGGGCGGCCGCCCCAGGCCCGCTACCCCGGTCGGGAGGTAACCCTCAGCGACAAGGAGGTGACCCACGAGGACATCGATTACGTGGTCAGCCGCGTGGGGGAGTTCACCTCCGACAACCGGGCGGGCATCGAGCGGACCCTGCACCGCATATCGGCCATCCGCAACCGCAAGGGCCGCATCGTGGGCCTCACCCTGCGAGTGGGGCGGGCCGTGTTTGGCACCGTGCGCATCATCCAGGACCTGCTAGCCACTGGTAAGAGCATCCTTCTTCTGGGCCGGCCGGGGGTGGGCAAGACCACCCTCCTGAGGGAGGCGGCCCGCTACCTGGCCGACGAGCTCCACAAGCGGGTCATCGTGGTGGACACCTCCAACGAGATCGCCGGCGATGGCGATATCCCCCACCCCGGCATCGGCTCCGCCCGTCGCATGCAGGTCCCCTCCCCCCATCTCCAACACAAGGTGATGATCGAGGCCGTGGAGAATCACATGCCGGAGGTCATCATCATCGACGAGATCGGCACCGAGCAGGAGGCGGCAGCCGCCCGCACCATCGCCGAGCGGGGCGTGCAGCTGGTGGCCACCGCCCACGGCAACACCTTGGACAACCTCATCCTCAACCCCACCCTCTCAGACCTGGTGGGCGGGGTGCAGTCGGTGACCCTCTCCGATGAGGAGGCCAGGCGGCGCGGCACCCAGAAGGCCATACTGGAGCGGCGGGCACCCCCCACCTTCGATATGGTGGTGGAGATAAAAGGCTTCAACCAAGTGGCCATCCACCGGGACGTGGCGGCCACCGTGGACGCCATCCTGCGGGGCTATCCCGTCCAGCCCGAGCTGCGGGCCCTCACCCCCGAGGGAGAGGTCCAGATACTCCAGGAGGCGCGGGTGGAGACCCCCGTCCGGCGTGGCGTCACCCTCCCCTTTGCCGAGGCCGCTGCCTCCGCCGAACCGCCGCCCACCCGCCGACGCCATATCTACTTGTACGGCGTCTCCCGGGAACGGGCCCAACAGGCCCTGCAAGAGACCCACTTCCCAGGCACCATCGTCCACTCCCTGGACGAGGCCGATGCCCTCATCGTCTTGCGCAGCCATTATCGGCGTCGCCCCCAGGTGGTGCGGGAGGCGGAGGAGCGGGGCATCCCCATCTATGTGGTCAAGAGCAACAACGTGTATCAGCTGGAGCAGGTGTTCATGGCCATGCAAAGGGAACGGGCGGGCGACCCAGTGGCCGCCGCCCTGCGAGAGGCGGAGGAGGCCATCGGCCAGGTGCTGCAGCAGGAGGAGCCCGTGGAGCTGTCTCCCCAGAACGCCTATATACGGCGCCTCCAGCACCTGTTGGCCCAGCGATATAACTTGGCCAGCGAGAGCGTAGGCAGGGATCCCTACCGGCGGGTGCGCATCTTGCCCCGCCCCCCGGAATAA
- the pdxT gene encoding pyridoxal 5'-phosphate synthase glutaminase subunit PdxT has product MARIGVLALQGDFLEHEAALRRLGQETVQVRRPADLDGIDGLIIPGGESTTFCRLMRDFGLYEALSGLLSQGVPVWGTCAGLIVLAREAHGLPYPTLGALDIVVNRNAYGRQVDSFEVDMTVPALGPAPVRAIFIRAPVIEAVHEGVEVLARLPADPSVPPVGAGTAVAVRQGHVLGTTFHPELTDDLRFHRYFLGMVAGGRAHTS; this is encoded by the coding sequence ATGGCCCGCATCGGCGTCCTCGCCCTGCAAGGTGACTTCCTGGAGCATGAGGCCGCTTTACGTCGTCTGGGCCAGGAGACCGTGCAAGTGCGCAGGCCGGCGGATCTGGACGGCATCGATGGCCTCATTATTCCTGGAGGTGAGTCCACCACCTTCTGCCGGTTGATGCGCGACTTCGGCCTCTATGAGGCCCTCTCCGGCCTGTTGTCGCAAGGGGTGCCGGTATGGGGTACCTGTGCTGGCCTTATCGTCCTGGCCCGGGAGGCCCACGGCCTACCATATCCCACCCTAGGAGCCTTGGACATCGTGGTGAACCGCAACGCCTATGGGCGCCAGGTAGACAGCTTCGAGGTGGACATGACGGTGCCGGCCCTGGGGCCAGCACCCGTGCGGGCCATCTTCATCCGCGCCCCAGTTATCGAGGCCGTCCATGAAGGGGTGGAGGTGTTGGCCCGTCTGCCCGCCGACCCTAGCGTGCCGCCGGTGGGGGCGGGGACGGCTGTGGCGGTGCGCCAAGGCCACGTGCTAGGCACGACCTTCCACCCGGAGCTGACCGACGACCTGCGGTTCCATCGCTACTTCCTGGGAATGGTGGCCGGGGGACGCGCCCACACATCATGA
- the pdxS gene encoding pyridoxal 5'-phosphate synthase lyase subunit PdxS, translating to MVERGTIAVKRGLAQMLKGGVIMDVVTPEQAKIAEEAGACAVMALERVPADIRAAGGVARMADPERILRIMDAVSIPVMAKCRIGHIVEAQVLEAIGVDFIDESEVLTPADEAHHINKWAFKVPFVCGARDLGEALRRIGEGAAMIRTKGEAGTGNIVEAVRHMRAIMDHIRKLQNMPEEELMAEAKAMGAPYELVKETARLGRLPVVNFAAGGVATPADAALMMLLGADGVFVGSGIFKSEDPERRAAAIVKAVTYYRDPAVIAEVSRGLGEPMRGIDLRTLAPEERLAVRGW from the coding sequence GTGGTGGAAAGAGGCACCATTGCCGTCAAGCGGGGGCTGGCCCAAATGCTCAAGGGCGGGGTCATCATGGACGTGGTCACCCCGGAGCAGGCCAAGATCGCCGAGGAGGCGGGGGCCTGCGCCGTCATGGCCCTGGAGAGGGTCCCAGCCGACATCCGGGCTGCTGGCGGCGTGGCGCGCATGGCCGACCCTGAGCGCATCCTGAGGATCATGGACGCCGTATCCATACCCGTCATGGCCAAGTGCCGCATCGGCCATATCGTGGAGGCCCAGGTGTTGGAGGCCATAGGGGTGGACTTCATCGATGAGTCGGAGGTCCTCACCCCCGCCGACGAGGCCCATCACATCAACAAGTGGGCCTTTAAGGTTCCCTTCGTGTGCGGGGCCCGCGACCTGGGCGAGGCCCTCCGCCGCATTGGCGAGGGAGCGGCCATGATCCGCACCAAAGGGGAGGCGGGCACCGGCAACATCGTGGAGGCCGTCCGCCACATGCGGGCCATCATGGACCACATCCGCAAGCTGCAGAACATGCCTGAGGAGGAGCTGATGGCCGAGGCCAAGGCCATGGGCGCCCCCTACGAGCTGGTGAAGGAGACGGCCCGCCTGGGCCGCCTGCCGGTGGTCAACTTCGCCGCCGGCGGCGTGGCCACCCCTGCCGACGCCGCCCTCATGATGCTCCTTGGGGCCGATGGCGTCTTCGTGGGCTCAGGCATCTTCAAGTCTGAGGACCCAGAGCGGAGGGCTGCGGCCATAGTCAAGGCCGTCACCTATTACCGTGACCCAGCGGTCATAGCCGAGGTCTCACGGGGCCTTGGCGAGCCCATGCGGGGCATAGACCTGCGCACCCTGGCCCCTGAGGAAAGGTTGGCCGTTCGCGGGTGGTAA
- a CDS encoding universal stress protein, with translation MQRHPAQVREVLVPVDGSEASLDALSVACSVAKRNRGRVYAVYVIEVARSLPLDADMGPEVAEGERILQQAEAMARQMDCQLEGELLQARDAGHAIVDEAIERGVEAIIMGVEVKEMEAGYEWPTEGKPRPMAPDIPLGRVARYVLQHAPCEVWLIRRPLRRT, from the coding sequence ATGCAGCGTCACCCCGCTCAGGTGCGAGAGGTCCTCGTCCCTGTGGATGGGTCCGAGGCCAGCTTGGACGCCCTTAGTGTGGCGTGTAGCGTGGCCAAGCGGAACCGCGGGCGAGTGTACGCCGTGTACGTCATCGAAGTGGCTCGCAGCCTCCCCCTGGATGCCGACATGGGGCCGGAGGTGGCGGAGGGGGAGCGTATTTTGCAGCAGGCGGAGGCGATGGCCCGCCAGATGGACTGTCAGTTGGAAGGGGAGCTCCTGCAGGCCCGGGACGCCGGCCACGCCATCGTGGACGAGGCTATCGAGCGGGGGGTGGAGGCCATTATCATGGGGGTGGAGGTGAAGGAGATGGAGGCGGGCTATGAGTGGCCCACCGAAGGGAAGCCGCGGCCCATGGCCCCCGACATCCCCCTGGGCCGCGTGGCCCGCTATGTCTTGCAACACGCCCCATGTGAGGTGTGGCTCATTCGCCGTCCTCTGCGCCGAACATGA
- a CDS encoding TrkA family potassium uptake protein has translation MKVVIMGCGRVGAELAAQLDQQGHQVTVIDINPEAFRRLPMEFKGRKVVGNGVDQDVLRRVGVGEAQAFVAVTQGDNRNIMAAQMAKFIFGVPKVMCRIYDPARQEIYRSLGLETVSPTRITVEMLLKALVSEAEDKGRDG, from the coding sequence ATGAAGGTCGTCATCATGGGTTGTGGCCGCGTGGGGGCCGAGCTGGCCGCCCAACTTGACCAGCAAGGCCATCAGGTCACCGTCATCGATATCAACCCTGAGGCCTTCCGTCGCCTGCCCATGGAGTTCAAAGGGCGCAAGGTGGTGGGCAACGGGGTGGACCAGGACGTCCTGCGGCGGGTGGGGGTGGGCGAGGCCCAGGCCTTTGTGGCCGTCACCCAGGGCGATAACCGCAACATCATGGCTGCTCAGATGGCCAAGTTCATCTTCGGTGTCCCCAAGGTCATGTGCCGCATCTACGACCCCGCCCGTCAGGAGATCTACCGCTCCTTGGGTCTGGAGACGGTGAGCCCCACCAGGATAACGGTGGAGATGCTCCTCAAGGCCCTGGTCTCCGAAGCCGAAGACAAAGGGAGGGATGGTTGA
- a CDS encoding TrkA family potassium uptake protein, whose amino-acid sequence MYVVVVGGGKVGYHLAKALLQDGHEVLIIERDRARCEHLEAELGDIVLRGDGSEVATMEKAGFNRADMVVAVTGDDEDNLVICQVAKAHFRVPRTVALVNDPKNAEIFHRLGIDHTVNATDAILAQIEQELPVHALIHLLSMRGGGLEMVEVRIPPQAAVVGHKLREVLLPQQSIVVLIIEEDGSPKAPEPDTVLRPGDKVMLVTRSENEEALREVFTRPPGYTSPYGPLTISR is encoded by the coding sequence ATGTATGTAGTGGTGGTAGGAGGAGGCAAGGTGGGCTATCACCTGGCCAAGGCCCTCCTCCAGGATGGACATGAGGTCCTCATCATCGAGCGCGACCGGGCCCGTTGCGAGCACCTGGAGGCCGAGCTGGGAGACATCGTCCTCCGGGGCGATGGTTCGGAGGTGGCCACCATGGAGAAGGCTGGCTTCAACCGGGCGGACATGGTGGTGGCCGTCACCGGTGATGATGAGGACAACCTGGTCATATGCCAGGTGGCCAAGGCTCACTTCCGGGTGCCGCGCACCGTGGCCCTGGTCAACGACCCTAAGAACGCCGAGATATTCCACCGACTGGGCATTGACCACACCGTCAACGCCACTGATGCCATCCTGGCCCAGATAGAGCAGGAGCTGCCGGTGCATGCCCTCATCCATCTCCTATCCATGCGCGGCGGGGGGCTAGAGATGGTGGAGGTACGCATACCACCTCAGGCGGCGGTGGTGGGCCATAAGCTGCGGGAAGTCCTTCTCCCTCAGCAGTCCATCGTCGTCCTCATCATCGAGGAGGACGGGAGCCCCAAGGCGCCGGAGCCGGACACGGTGCTGCGGCCGGGGGACAAGGTGATGCTGGTCACCCGTAGCGAGAACGAGGAGGCCCTGCGGGAGGTCTTCACCCGTCCCCCAGGGTATACCAGCCCCTACGGCCCCCTCACCATTTCGAGATGA
- the pheA gene encoding prephenate dehydratase, with protein sequence MRRIAYLGPPGTFSEEAALLYAPQAQHIPMPTISAVAAAVLSGMAHEGVVPIENSQEGSVPETLDVLIHEEGLMIRQEVVLAIEHHLLVRPGTTASDVQVIFSHPQALAQCRRFLERCFPKAEVVAAFSTAAAVEEMMARQGAAAIGTLRAAHIYGAEVLARSIQDRRPNLTRFVALAREDHPPTGRDKTSLAFTFATEDRPGLLVGALKEFSCRQINLSKIESRPTGDRLGTYIFLVDVDGHRQEPHLAEALEQVRGQCSFFRILGSYPKWQPPS encoded by the coding sequence ATGAGACGCATAGCCTATCTCGGGCCCCCGGGCACCTTCAGCGAGGAGGCTGCCCTTTTGTATGCGCCCCAGGCCCAACACATCCCCATGCCCACCATATCGGCGGTGGCTGCTGCCGTCCTCTCGGGCATGGCTCACGAGGGTGTGGTGCCCATCGAGAACTCCCAGGAGGGATCGGTGCCCGAGACCCTGGACGTGCTCATCCACGAGGAGGGGCTCATGATCCGGCAGGAGGTGGTGCTCGCCATAGAGCACCACCTCCTGGTGCGCCCCGGCACCACGGCCTCCGATGTGCAGGTCATCTTCTCCCACCCTCAGGCCTTGGCCCAATGCCGCCGCTTCCTGGAGCGGTGTTTCCCCAAGGCGGAGGTGGTGGCCGCCTTCTCCACAGCGGCGGCGGTGGAGGAGATGATGGCCCGCCAGGGGGCGGCGGCCATCGGCACCCTAAGGGCGGCCCACATCTACGGCGCTGAGGTTCTGGCCCGCTCCATCCAGGACCGCCGCCCCAACCTGACCCGTTTCGTGGCCCTGGCGCGGGAAGATCACCCCCCCACGGGCCGGGATAAGACGTCCCTGGCCTTCACCTTCGCCACCGAGGACCGCCCCGGCCTTCTGGTGGGGGCCCTCAAGGAGTTCTCCTGCCGCCAGATAAATCTCTCTAAGATCGAGTCTCGACCCACGGGCGACCGCCTGGGCACCTATATCTTTTTGGTGGACGTGGACGGCCATCGCCAGGAGCCCCACCTGGCCGAGGCTCTGGAACAGGTCCGTGGCCAGTGCTCCTTCTTCCGCATCCTTGGTTCCTACCCCAAATGGCAGCCGCCAAGTTGA